The following proteins are encoded in a genomic region of Brachypodium distachyon strain Bd21 chromosome 1, Brachypodium_distachyon_v3.0, whole genome shotgun sequence:
- the LOC100844959 gene encoding ABC transporter G family member 43, which translates to MAGEIAPSGSRRSWRLTSSGRAGSIARSLGTGGYGDPDDPFRRSSAASLGDLDEDEENLRWAALEKLPTYDRMRRGIIRKTLDADGGGGGDGVTKRYAGADEVDIASLDAKHGRELMERVFKAAADDGERFLRRFRDRLDLVGIELPQIEVRYEHLSVEADVHVGKRALPTLLNAVINTVEGLLSGFGSSNKKRIEILKDVSGILKPSRMTLLLGPPSSGKSTLMRSLTGKPDSKLKVSGNITYCGHTFSEFYPERTSTYVSQYDLHNGEMTVRETLDFSRRCLGIGARYDMLSELARREQNAGIKPDPEIDAFMKATAVQGKETNVITDLILKVLGLDICADTIVGDDMKRGISGGQKKRVTTGEMLTGPARALFMDEISTGLDSSSTFQIVKYIRQMVHVMNYTVMISLLQPPPETYNLFDDIILLSEGYIVYHGPRENILEFFESAGFQCPERKGVADFLQEVTSRKDQQQYWCHDHAHYRYVSVLEFSQLFKTFHAGQKLQKELQIPYVKSKTHPAALTTKKYGLSSRESLKAVLSREWLLMKRNAFLYIFKSFQLFVLAIITMTVFIRTKMPHEKFSDTIKFSGVLTSSLITIMFGGLSEVQMTIKKLPVFYKQRDYLFFPAWTFGVANIILKLPFSLVDTSVWTIVTYYVIGYAPGPGRFFRQLLAYFCTHQMAVAMFRLLGALLQTMVVANTFGMFVLLLVFLFGGFVIPRTDIQSWWIWGYWISPMMYSNNAISVNEFLASRWAIPTAEGSIGSSTVGKAYLKSKGYFTGEWGYWLSIGAMIGFMILFNILYLCALTFMSSAGSSSTVVSDETTENELKTGSTNQEQMSQVTHGTDAAANRRTQTGMVLPFQPFSLSFNHMNYYVDMPAEMKAQGFTENRLQLLSDICGAFKPGVLTALVGVSGAGKTTLMDVLAGRKTSGTIEGDIRLSGYPKKQETFARISGYCEQTDIHSPNVTVYESLVYSAWLRLSSEVDENTRKVFVEQVMSLVELDVLRDALVGLPGVSGLSTEQRKRLTIAVELVANPSIIFMDEPTSGLDARAAAIVMRTVRNTVNTGRTVVCTIHQPSIDIFESFDELLLMKRGGRVTYAGKLGRYSNILVEYFEAVPGVPKIAEGYNPATWMLEVSSPLAEARLNVDFAEIYANSALYRSNQELIKELSIQPPGSQDISFPTKYSQNILNQCMANAWKQFRSYWKNPPYNAMRYLMTVLYALVFGTVFWRKGKNIESEQDLYSLLGAIYAAVFFLGASTSFSILPVVSIERTVFYREKAAGMYSPLSYAVAQALVEFVYSAAQGILYTVLFYGMVGFEWKADKFFYFMFFLVACFTYFTLYSMMLIACTPSQILGSVLVAFSLTQWNIFAGFLISRPMIPVWWRWFYWADPVSWTIYGVIASQFGDDNRKVIAPGLRDGVVVKDFLNDKLGYKHDFLGYLVLGHFGYILLFFFLFAYGITKLNFQRR; encoded by the exons ATGGCTGGGGAGATCGCGCCGTCGGGCAGCCGGCGGAGCTGGCGCCTGACGTCGTCGGGGCGAGCGGGGTCGATCGCGCGGTCGCTGGGGACCGGCGGCTACGGCGACCCGGACGACCCGTTCCGGCGGTCGTCGGCCGCGAGCCTCGGCGACCTGGATGAGGACGAGGAGAACCTGCGGTGGGCGGCGCTGGAGAAGCTGCCCACGTACGACCGCATGCGGCGGGGCATCATCCGGAAGACGCTGgacgcggacggcggcggcggcggcgacggggtgACGAAGCGGTACGCGGGCGCCGACGAGGTTGACATCGCCAGCCTCGACGCGAAACACGGCCGCGAGCTCATGGAGCGCGTCTTCAAGGCCGCCGCGGACGACGGCGAGCGGTTTCTCCGCCGCTTCAGGGACCGCCTCGACCT AGTGGGCATCGAGCTGCCGCAGATCGAGGTGCGGTACGAGCACCTGTCCGTGGAGGCGGACGTCCACGTCGGCAAGCGCGCGCTGCCTACGCTGCTCAACGCCGTCATCAACACGGTTGAG GGGCTGTTGAGTGGATTCGGCTCTTCGAACAAGAAGAGGATTGAGATACTCAAAGATGTCAGTGGTATTCTCAAGCCATCGAG gatgacacttcttcTCGGACCTCCATCATCTGGGAAAAGCACACTAATGAGATCCCTAACTGGGAAGCCTGATTCAAAGCTCAAG GTATCTGGCAATATCACATACTGTGGTCATACGTTTTCAGAGTTCTATCCTGAGAGGACTAGTACATATGTTAGTCAGTATGATCTACACAATGGAGAGATGACAGTTAGAGAGACATTGGACTTCTCAAGACGATGTCTAGGCATTGGTGCCAGATATGATATGCTCTCAGAATTAGCAAGAAGGGAGCAAAATGCAGGCATTAAGCCTGACCCTGAGATTGATGCTTTCATGAAGGCAACTGCGGTACAAGGAAAGGAGACTAATGTTATCACGGATCTTATTCTAAAG GTGCTTGGGCTTGATATTTGCGCTGATACTATAGTTGGGGATGACATGAAAAGAGGCATTTCCGGTGGCCAAAAGAAACGTGTAACAACTG GAGAGATGCTAACTGGTCCTGCAAGAGCTTTATTCATGGATGAAATATCTACTGGGCTTGATAGCTCTAGCACATTTCAGATTGTTAAATACATCAGACAGATGGTCCATGTGATGAATTATACAGTGATGATCTCTCTCCTCCAGCCTCCGCCTGAGACCTACAATCTATTCGATGACATAATTCTGCTATCAGAAGGGTACATAGTTTACCACGGGCCACGAGAGAACATACTAGAATTCTTTGAGAGTGCTGGTTTCCAGTGTCCTGAACGGAAAGGAGTGGCCGACTTCCTTCAGGAGGTGACTTCCAGGAAAGATCAACAGCAATACTGGTGCCATGATCATGCGCATTATCGTTATGTCTCAGTCCTGGAGTTCTCCCAGCTTTTCAAGACATTCCATGCTGGACAGAAGCTCCAGAAAGAGCTTCAAATTCCTTATGTCAAATCTAAAACACATCCTGCTGCGTTGACTACCAAGAAGTATGGACTATCTAGTAGGGAGTCCCTCAAGGCAGTGCTATCAAGAGAGTGGTTGCTGATGAAGCGCAACGCCTTCCTCTACATATTCAAGTCATTTCAATTGTTTGTCCTGGCAATTATAACCATGACCGTGTTTATCAGAACAAAGATGCCCCATGAGAAATTTTCTGATACCATCAAATTTAGTGGTGTTTTGACTTCTTCTTTGATCACAATTATGTTCGGTGGACTTTCCGAGGTACAAATGACTATTAAAAAACTACCAGTATTCTACAAACAGAGAGATTACTTGTTCTTTCCAGCATGGACCTTTGGAGTTGCAAACATCATTTTGAAGCTTCCTTTTTCACTTGTGGACACATCTGTTTGGACAATCGTTACATATTATGTTATAGGTTACGCACCTGGTCCCGGAAG GTTCTTTAGGCAGTTACTAGCATACTTTTGCACTCACCAGATGGCTGTGGCCATGTTCAGGCTGCTAGGTGCACTTTTACAAACGATGGTTGTAGCTAATACATTCGGAATGTTTGTGcttctccttgttttcttgttcGGAGGATTTGTCATCCCCAGAA CCGACATCCAATCCTGGTGGATCTGGGGATACTGGATATCTCCCATGATGTATAGCAATAATGCTATATCAGTCAATGAATTCCTTGCCAGTAGGTGGGCTATT CCAACCGCTGAAGGGAGCATTGGTTCGTCAACAGTTGGGAAGGCTTATCTCAAATCCAAAGGCTACTTTACTGGTGAATGGGGGTATTGGCTTTCCATTGGGGCCATGATAGGATTTATGATTCTTTTTAACATTCTCTACCTTTGCGCTCTTACATTTATGAGCT CTGCTGGCAGTTCAAGTACTGTGGTTTCTGATGAGACCACTGAAAATGAGTTGAAAACAGGGTCAACGAATCAAGAACAGATGTCGCAGGTTACCCATG GTACGGATGCAGCAGCAAACAGGAGAACTCAGACAGGAATGGTGTTGCCATTCCAACCTTTTTCACTTTCTTTCAACCACATGAACTACTATGTAGACATGCCTGCT GAAATGAAGGCACAAGGATTCACAGAAAACCGCCTCCAGCTACTATCTGATATTTGTGGTGCATTCAAACCTGGTGTTCTGACCGCGTTAGTTGGTgtcagtggagctggaaagACCACTCTAATGGATGTACTGGCAGGAAGAAAGACAAGTGGGACAATCGAGGGAGACATCAGGCTTTCTGGCTACCCTAAAAAACAAGAAACTTTTGCCCGTATAAGTGGTTACTGCGAACAAACTGATATCCATTCGCCAAATGTTACTGTGTACGAGTCTCTTGTTTATTCTGCTTGGCTCCGCCTTTCGTCAGAAGTTGACGAGAACACAAGAAAG GTATTTGTGGAGCAAGTGATGTCACTAGTCGAGCTTGATGTATTGCGTGATGCTCTCGTTGGTCTACCTGGCGTTAGTGGGTTGTCAACTGAACAAAGGAAAAGGCTGACAATTGCTGTCGAGCTAGTTGCAAATCCTTCAATCATCTTCATGGATGAGCCAACTTCTGGCCTTGATGCTAGAGCTGCAGCTATCGTTATGCGTACCGTGAGAAACACAGTTAACACAGGACGAACTGTGGTTTGCACAATCCATCAACCGAGTATTGATATCTTCGAGTCTTTTGATGAG CTTCTATTGATGAAGAGGGGAGGACGGGTTACATATGCTGGCAAGCTTGGTCGCTATTCTAACATACTAGTTGAATACTTTGAG GCAGTTCCAGGTGTTCCAAAAATAGCAGAAGGATACAACCCAGCTACGTGGATGCTTGAAGTTAGCTCTCCTCTAGCTGAGGCGCGCCTGAATGTAGACTTTGCTGAAATTTATGCCAATTCTGCGCTTTACCG GAGCAATCAAGAACTTATTAAGGAGTTGAGCATTCAACCACCAGGCAGCCAGGATATCTCATTTCCTACCAAGTATTCTCAGAATATCCTAAATCAGTGCATGGCAAATGCTTGGAAGCAATTCAGATCTTATTGGAAGAATCCACCCTATAACGCTATGCGTTATCTTATGACGGTTCTCTATGCTCTTGTGTTTGGTACAGTCTTTTGGCGAAAGGGAAAGAATAT aGAGTCCGAGCAGGACCTGTACAGTCTACTTGGAGCCATCTATGCTGCTGTTTTCTTCCTTGGGGCTTCTACTTCATTCTCAATTCTGCCAGTTGTGTCTATTGAGAGGACAGTGTTCTACCGTGAAAAGGCAGCTGGGATGTACTCTCCACTGTCTTACGCGGTTGCGCAG GCACTGGTCGAGTTCGTGTACAGTGCAGCTCAGGGTATTCTTTATACTGTCCTCTTCTACGGCATGGTTGGCTTTGAGTGGAAGGCAGACAAGTTCTTCTACTTCATGTTCTTTCTTGTTGCATGCTTTACCTACTTCACATTGTATAGCATGATGCTTATTGCATGCACTCCCTCCCAAATTCTTGGGAGCGTTCTTGTTGCATTCTCCCTAACTCAGTGGAACATTTTCGCCGGCTTCCTCATATCACGACCG ATGATACCTGTTTGGTGGAGGTGGTTCTACTGGGCTGACCCGGTTTCCTGGACCATCTATGGTGTCATTGCGTCGCAGTTTGGCGACGACAACAGGAAGGTGATAGCCCCTGGCCTGCGTGATGGCGTGGTGGTGAAGGATTTCTTGAATGATAAGCTGGGTTACAAGCATGACTTCCTCGGCTACCTTGTGCTCGGGCATTTTGGCTacatcctcctcttcttcttcctctttgcATACGGCATCACGAAGTTGAACTTCCAGAGACGGTAG
- the LOC100844652 gene encoding glutamate receptor 3.4 isoform X2: MSSSHLAALLLCVCIFAGGGIADSQSGTNGLSRPTEVRIGALFTFDSVIGRAVKPAIELAIADVNADPSVLSGTRLSVLMQDTNCSGFVGTIEALQLLAKDVIAVLGPQSSTIAHVISHAVNELHVPLISFAASDPTLSSLEYPYFVRTTLSDYYQMAAVASIISQYQWREVIAIYVDDDYGRGGITALGDALAKRKSKIAYKAKLPPGAGRSTIQDILMRVNEMESRVYVVHVNPDSGLAVFSAAKSLGMMSNGYVWIATDWLSAVIDSSRHDNPDAMEHTQGVIMLQQHVADSDIQHSLLRKLNNQTREGNRSSVSSYTVHAYDSVWLVARAIEQFLSEGNAVSFSANQNLQPVKRSSLQLDSLRRFNNGDKLLEKVWRANFTGVSGQVQFTLDRNLIHPAYDILNIGGTGFRTIGYWSNFSGLSVVAPENLHSAPPNSSTNNIQLRSVIWPGQTAEKPRGWAFPYHGKPLRIGVPLRTSYKEFVMQDNGPDGVKGFSVDVFKSAVSLLPYPVAFNFVLFGDGLKNPSYSDLVQKVSENYFDAAIGDITIVTNRTRLVDFTQPYTESGLLFLFVGAVVWILEHRTNTEFRGTPRQQIMTVCWFSFSTMFFAHRENTSSALGRFVLLVWLFVVLIVNSSYTASLTSLLTVQELTSGVKGLDSLISSSSPIGYQVGSFARNYLVDELNIADSRLVPLNSPSDYARALELGSGNGGVAAIIDELPYVEIFLSKYCKFKTVGQVFTKGGWGFAFPRDSPLAEDLSTAILALSENGNLQRIHDEWLSGEGCSTDDIEIASNSLSLSSFWGLFVICGLTCAIALLIFFWRIFFQYSRYNDQVELGPEIVRRTARLTSIKSLISFVDKREEEVKNALKKKPNGSQQTRIGSTEEQSTSPL; the protein is encoded by the exons ATGAGTTCTTCTCACCTTGCTGCCCTGCTTCTCTGTGTCTGCATCTTTGCTGGAGGAGGCATAGCAGATAGCCAGAGTGGCACCAATGGCCTCTCAAGACCGACTGAGGTGCGCATCGGTGCGCTGTTCACATTTGATTCGGTTATCGGGAGGGCAGTGAAGCCAGCTATCGAGCTCGCAATTGCAGATGTCAATGCTGATCCAAGTGTACTTTCTGGGACAAGATTGAGTGTTCTTATGCAGGACACTAATTGCAGTGGCTTTGTTGGAACCATCGAAG CATTGCAGCTTCTGGCCAAGGATGTCATTGCTGTATTAGGTCCACAATCATCAACAATTGCTCATGTCATTTCTCATGCTGTTAACGAACTCCATGTCCCACTTATCTCTTTCGCAGCCTCCGATCCTACCCTTTCTTCCCTTGAATACCCTTACTTTGTGAGGACTACGCTAAGTGATTACTACCAAATGGCTGCTGTAGCTAGCATCATCAGTCAGTACCAATGGAGAGAAGTCATCGCCATCTATGTTGATGATGACTATGGTAGAGGTGGCATCACAGCATTAGGTGATGCCCTTGCAAAAAGGAAGTCCAAGATAGCCTACAAAGCAAAGTTGCCACCTGGTGCTGGAAGAAGTACAATCCAGGATATCTTGATGCGGGTGAATGAAATGGAGTCTCGTGTATATGTTGTCCATGTGAACCCTGACTCTGGCCTTGCAGTCTTCTCAGCTGCAAAATCTTTGGGGATGATGAGTAATGGCTATGTGTGGATAGCAACAGACTGGCTTTCTGCAGTGATAGATTCATCTAGGCATGATAATCCTGACGCGATGGAACATACTCAGGGTGTTATTATGCTTCAGCAACATGTTGCTGACTCTGACATTCAGCATTCCTTGCTGCGGAAACTGAACAATCAGACTAGGGAAGGAAACCGTTCTAGCGTGAGTTCTTACACTGTGCATGCTTATGACTCTGTATGGTTAGTTGCCCGTGCCATTGAGCAGTTCCTGAGTGAAGGGAATGCAGTATCTTTTTCTGCGAACCAAAATTTGCAACCTGTAAAAAGAAGTAGCCTTCAGTTAGATTCTCTCCGGCGTTTCAACAATGGAGATAAATTACTGGAGAAAGTGTGGCGTGCGAATTTCACAGGAGTTTCTGGCCAAGTACAATTTACATTGGACAGGAATTTGATCCATCCAGCTTATGATATCCTGAATATTGGTGGTACAGGTTTTCGAACCATTGGGTATTGGTCAAACTTTTCTGGTCTATCAGTTGTTGCTCCAGAAAACTTGCATTCAGCACCACCGAACTCTTCAACCAACAATATACAGCTCCGTAGTGTTATCTGGCCTGGTCAGACTGCTGAGAAACCCCGTGGTTGGGCATTTCCATATCATGGGAAGCCTCTAAGGATTGGAGTCCCTCTTCGTACAAGTTACAAGGAGTTTGTGATGCAAGACAATGGACCTGATGGGGTAAAGGGGTTTTCAGTTGATGTTTTCAAATCTGCAGTAAGCTTATTGCCTTACCCCGTGGCAttcaattttgttttatttggagATGGTTTGAAGAATCCGAGCTACAGTGACCTTGTTCAAAAGGTTTCGGAAAAT TACTTTGATGCTGCCATAGGGGACATTACTATTGTGACGAATAGAACAAGACTTGTTGATTTTACCCAGCCGTATACAGAATCAG GTTTGCTCTTCCTCTTTGTGGGTGCAGTTGTTTGGATACTTGAGCACCGCACTAACACTGAATTTCGTGGAACCCCAAGGCAACAAATTATGACAGTATGCTG GTTTAGTTTTTCTACCATGTTTTTCGCACACA GAGAGAACACTTCTAGCGCACTTGGTAGATTTGTGCTCCTTGTGTGGCTCTTTGTTGTGCTCATTGTTAACTCGAGCTACACGGCAAGCTTGACATCACTTCTCACAGTACAGGAGCTAACATCAGGGGTTAAAGGTCTTGATAGCTTGATCTCTAGTTCAAGTCCAATTGGCTATCAAGTTGGATCTTTTGCCAGAAACTATCTTGTAGATGAACTCAATATCGCTGACTCCCGTTTGGTGCCACTAAACAGCCCTTCTGATTATGCAAGAGCTCTAGAGCTAGGGTCAGGAAATGGTGGCGTTGCTGCTATAATCGATGAACTACCATATGTTGAGATCTTCTTGTCAAAATACTGCAAATTCAAGACAGTTGGTCAGGTTTTCACAAAAGGCGGATGGGGATTT GCCTTTCCAAGAGATTCCCCTCTTGCGGAGGACTTGTCGACGGCAATCCTTGCACTATCAGAGAATGGCAACCTCCAAAGGATCCACGATGAATGGTTAAGTGGGGAAGGATGCAGCACAGATGATATTGAGATTGCCTCAAACTCCTTGAGCCTTTCTAGCTTCTGGGGCCTCTTTGTCATCTGTGGTCTTACATGTGCCATTGCTCTCTTAATTTTCTTCTGGCGAATATTTTTTCAGTACAGCAGGTATAATGACCAGGTTGAGCTTGGACCAGAGATTGTAAGACGGACAGCAAGGTTAACTAGCATAAAATCATTAATCTCTTTTGTTGATAAGAGGGAAGAGGAGGTGAAGAATGCTCTCAAGAAAAAGCCTAATGGCTCTCAGCAGACAAGAATTGGCAGTACAGAAGAACAATCTACATCACCACTATAA
- the LOC100845567 gene encoding succinate dehydrogenase subunit 3-2, mitochondrial, whose amino-acid sequence MEKYQRNTRFAPLRDAPFALRGALGSANSSFNSMDGLGLSSSLGQARGYRSSPLGALQPKISQSGSRSLHTSRPLAAPVANRPLSPHLPLKKPQLSATFSISHRIFGVALGAAIISIPLATKFSLMFDV is encoded by the exons ATGGAGAAGTATCAGAGAAACACTCGATTTGCACCCTTGAGAGACGCTCCATTTGCTCTACGTG GTGCCCTTGGTAGCGCAAACTCATCTTTCAACAGCATGGATGGCCTTGGACTCTCCTCAAGCCTTGGGCAAGCAAGGGGCTACAGATCTTCCCCGTTAGGAGCTCTGCAACCGAAGATTTCTCAATCTGGAAGCCGATCCCTTCACACAAGCCGTCCCCTGGCGGCTCCTGTTGCCAACCGTCCATTGTCCCCCCATCTTCCTCTGAAGAAGCCACAGCTGAGCGCAACGTTCTCCATCTCACACCGTATATTTGGTGTTGCACTGGGTGCTGCCATCATATCCATTCCTCTTGCTACCAAGTTCAGCCTCATGTTTGATGtctga
- the LOC100844652 gene encoding glutamate receptor 3.4 isoform X1, translating into MSSSHLAALLLCVCIFAGGGIADSQSGTNGLSRPTEVRIGALFTFDSVIGRAVKPAIELAIADVNADPSVLSGTRLSVLMQDTNCSGFVGTIEALQLLAKDVIAVLGPQSSTIAHVISHAVNELHVPLISFAASDPTLSSLEYPYFVRTTLSDYYQMAAVASIISQYQWREVIAIYVDDDYGRGGITALGDALAKRKSKIAYKAKLPPGAGRSTIQDILMRVNEMESRVYVVHVNPDSGLAVFSAAKSLGMMSNGYVWIATDWLSAVIDSSRHDNPDAMEHTQGVIMLQQHVADSDIQHSLLRKLNNQTREGNRSSVSSYTVHAYDSVWLVARAIEQFLSEGNAVSFSANQNLQPVKRSSLQLDSLRRFNNGDKLLEKVWRANFTGVSGQVQFTLDRNLIHPAYDILNIGGTGFRTIGYWSNFSGLSVVAPENLHSAPPNSSTNNIQLRSVIWPGQTAEKPRGWAFPYHGKPLRIGVPLRTSYKEFVMQDNGPDGVKGFSVDVFKSAVSLLPYPVAFNFVLFGDGLKNPSYSDLVQKVSENYFDAAIGDITIVTNRTRLVDFTQPYTESGLIIVAPAREIESNAWAFLKPFTFQMWCVLGLLFLFVGAVVWILEHRTNTEFRGTPRQQIMTVCWFSFSTMFFAHRENTSSALGRFVLLVWLFVVLIVNSSYTASLTSLLTVQELTSGVKGLDSLISSSSPIGYQVGSFARNYLVDELNIADSRLVPLNSPSDYARALELGSGNGGVAAIIDELPYVEIFLSKYCKFKTVGQVFTKGGWGFAFPRDSPLAEDLSTAILALSENGNLQRIHDEWLSGEGCSTDDIEIASNSLSLSSFWGLFVICGLTCAIALLIFFWRIFFQYSRYNDQVELGPEIVRRTARLTSIKSLISFVDKREEEVKNALKKKPNGSQQTRIGSTEEQSTSPL; encoded by the exons ATGAGTTCTTCTCACCTTGCTGCCCTGCTTCTCTGTGTCTGCATCTTTGCTGGAGGAGGCATAGCAGATAGCCAGAGTGGCACCAATGGCCTCTCAAGACCGACTGAGGTGCGCATCGGTGCGCTGTTCACATTTGATTCGGTTATCGGGAGGGCAGTGAAGCCAGCTATCGAGCTCGCAATTGCAGATGTCAATGCTGATCCAAGTGTACTTTCTGGGACAAGATTGAGTGTTCTTATGCAGGACACTAATTGCAGTGGCTTTGTTGGAACCATCGAAG CATTGCAGCTTCTGGCCAAGGATGTCATTGCTGTATTAGGTCCACAATCATCAACAATTGCTCATGTCATTTCTCATGCTGTTAACGAACTCCATGTCCCACTTATCTCTTTCGCAGCCTCCGATCCTACCCTTTCTTCCCTTGAATACCCTTACTTTGTGAGGACTACGCTAAGTGATTACTACCAAATGGCTGCTGTAGCTAGCATCATCAGTCAGTACCAATGGAGAGAAGTCATCGCCATCTATGTTGATGATGACTATGGTAGAGGTGGCATCACAGCATTAGGTGATGCCCTTGCAAAAAGGAAGTCCAAGATAGCCTACAAAGCAAAGTTGCCACCTGGTGCTGGAAGAAGTACAATCCAGGATATCTTGATGCGGGTGAATGAAATGGAGTCTCGTGTATATGTTGTCCATGTGAACCCTGACTCTGGCCTTGCAGTCTTCTCAGCTGCAAAATCTTTGGGGATGATGAGTAATGGCTATGTGTGGATAGCAACAGACTGGCTTTCTGCAGTGATAGATTCATCTAGGCATGATAATCCTGACGCGATGGAACATACTCAGGGTGTTATTATGCTTCAGCAACATGTTGCTGACTCTGACATTCAGCATTCCTTGCTGCGGAAACTGAACAATCAGACTAGGGAAGGAAACCGTTCTAGCGTGAGTTCTTACACTGTGCATGCTTATGACTCTGTATGGTTAGTTGCCCGTGCCATTGAGCAGTTCCTGAGTGAAGGGAATGCAGTATCTTTTTCTGCGAACCAAAATTTGCAACCTGTAAAAAGAAGTAGCCTTCAGTTAGATTCTCTCCGGCGTTTCAACAATGGAGATAAATTACTGGAGAAAGTGTGGCGTGCGAATTTCACAGGAGTTTCTGGCCAAGTACAATTTACATTGGACAGGAATTTGATCCATCCAGCTTATGATATCCTGAATATTGGTGGTACAGGTTTTCGAACCATTGGGTATTGGTCAAACTTTTCTGGTCTATCAGTTGTTGCTCCAGAAAACTTGCATTCAGCACCACCGAACTCTTCAACCAACAATATACAGCTCCGTAGTGTTATCTGGCCTGGTCAGACTGCTGAGAAACCCCGTGGTTGGGCATTTCCATATCATGGGAAGCCTCTAAGGATTGGAGTCCCTCTTCGTACAAGTTACAAGGAGTTTGTGATGCAAGACAATGGACCTGATGGGGTAAAGGGGTTTTCAGTTGATGTTTTCAAATCTGCAGTAAGCTTATTGCCTTACCCCGTGGCAttcaattttgttttatttggagATGGTTTGAAGAATCCGAGCTACAGTGACCTTGTTCAAAAGGTTTCGGAAAAT TACTTTGATGCTGCCATAGGGGACATTACTATTGTGACGAATAGAACAAGACTTGTTGATTTTACCCAGCCGTATACAGAATCAGGTCTCATTATTGTAGCCCCTGCAAGGGAGATTGAATCAAATGCTTGGGCCTTTCTGAAACCATTCACGTTTCAAATGTGGTGTGTTCTAGGTTTGCTCTTCCTCTTTGTGGGTGCAGTTGTTTGGATACTTGAGCACCGCACTAACACTGAATTTCGTGGAACCCCAAGGCAACAAATTATGACAGTATGCTG GTTTAGTTTTTCTACCATGTTTTTCGCACACA GAGAGAACACTTCTAGCGCACTTGGTAGATTTGTGCTCCTTGTGTGGCTCTTTGTTGTGCTCATTGTTAACTCGAGCTACACGGCAAGCTTGACATCACTTCTCACAGTACAGGAGCTAACATCAGGGGTTAAAGGTCTTGATAGCTTGATCTCTAGTTCAAGTCCAATTGGCTATCAAGTTGGATCTTTTGCCAGAAACTATCTTGTAGATGAACTCAATATCGCTGACTCCCGTTTGGTGCCACTAAACAGCCCTTCTGATTATGCAAGAGCTCTAGAGCTAGGGTCAGGAAATGGTGGCGTTGCTGCTATAATCGATGAACTACCATATGTTGAGATCTTCTTGTCAAAATACTGCAAATTCAAGACAGTTGGTCAGGTTTTCACAAAAGGCGGATGGGGATTT GCCTTTCCAAGAGATTCCCCTCTTGCGGAGGACTTGTCGACGGCAATCCTTGCACTATCAGAGAATGGCAACCTCCAAAGGATCCACGATGAATGGTTAAGTGGGGAAGGATGCAGCACAGATGATATTGAGATTGCCTCAAACTCCTTGAGCCTTTCTAGCTTCTGGGGCCTCTTTGTCATCTGTGGTCTTACATGTGCCATTGCTCTCTTAATTTTCTTCTGGCGAATATTTTTTCAGTACAGCAGGTATAATGACCAGGTTGAGCTTGGACCAGAGATTGTAAGACGGACAGCAAGGTTAACTAGCATAAAATCATTAATCTCTTTTGTTGATAAGAGGGAAGAGGAGGTGAAGAATGCTCTCAAGAAAAAGCCTAATGGCTCTCAGCAGACAAGAATTGGCAGTACAGAAGAACAATCTACATCACCACTATAA